The following proteins are encoded in a genomic region of Oryza brachyantha chromosome 11, ObraRS2, whole genome shotgun sequence:
- the LOC102700467 gene encoding uncharacterized protein LOC102700467 produces MEAPKIRFVRCPGCLQLLVEYPSIAVYHCGGCGTVLRAKNRVASTVNANTESGEHNGFSNNSTGDIQSEKLICTNEQEILPSSNSQPGALQKKIAFSREERITSASNIIDSSEHINIESSLVDWDSGNSDIRIEDINDEDKGCLFDSSLDSMKKVENVENDGNINSEKGSITDDGSINKEIATTRSMVYLDGAGSNSTFTRELESLAEDNCTINNNVTSQEVVASNRPDEETDSEDIFHPYEGFHIESHEDLIEELVRSLSISDDEDEFVAIAENSELYDDLCSQMGSCRFSWGNKMNDAPRSDPHGRLIEELEMSFGDAEEPLDQDIMVSHGDIFEMVTLGGDGKQNHILDEDGKQKHILDASEANSYEERVLTWDDEHLKSGQSFKQSELASVDTEEMEEGHPEETNMVNHAEANSGTFATISSLSNNQFCAMLPPNCNKRKEEKSNTYRGRVLCQKLSLDYEDLWSIQNFIESQMDGTSSSLSRGSPSHGILEHNLSDKFNRIDQLERLKKMDDLRDQLNWLSSQKGLGNMYNDEHSCGYDADSIPGSDHIDSYYDHENPPRYLSPDPYLPSHSHCDIGHRQPPIPYSCSAHEFNSYYQSSYAGSTVLEQESLSSSYEEQKCAVMKHILRSLSGASPFTICNGCFSLVQVPSDIYVLKRKSGKFQCGRCSKALVLSFPDTHSEDTMLSKEEDQKPNKPVHNRVVGMENADSISAECSRGDPVSISEECGASFSRNFSGRTRPAVDDSRSRKKVSDSALHRLMGYDSVSKLLTIQQSV; encoded by the exons ATGGAAGCTCCTAAGATCCGTTTCGTCAGATGCCCAGGATGCCTCCAGCTTCTTGTAGAGTATCCATCCATTGCTGTCTACCACTGTGGTGGTTGCGGTACTGTTCTTAGAG CAAAAAATCGAGTTGCATCAACAGTGAATGCTAATACAGAATCTGGTGAACACAATGGattttcaaataattcaaCAGGAGACATTCAgagtgaaaaattgatttgtacAAATGAGCAggaaattttaccatcctccAATTCACAACCTGGTGCGCTGCAGAAGAAGATTGCCTTCTCAAGAGAGGAAAGAATTACGTCCGCTAGCAATATTATCGACTCAAGTGAGCATATTAACATCGAGTCTTCCTTAGTTGATTGGGATTCTGGCAATTCTGATATTAGAATTGAAGACATAAATGATGAAGATAAAGGCTGTTTATTTGATTCAAGTCTTGACTCAATGAAGAAAGTAGAGAATGTCGAAAATGATGGAAATATCAATAGTGAAAAAGGTTCCATTACGGATGATGGGAGCATCAACAAGGAAATTGCTACCACCCGAAGCATGGTGTACTTGGACGGAGCTGGTTCTAACAGCACTTTTACAAGAGAACTAGAGAGCTTAGCTGAGGATAACTGCACTATTAACAATAATGTGACCTCCCAAGAGGTAGTTGCAAGTAACCGACCTGATGAAGAAACTGACTCTGAAGACATATTCCATCCGTATGAAGGTTTTCATATTGAATCACATGAAGATCTAATTGAAGAATTGGTGAGGTCTCTTTCAATCAGCGATGACGAAGATGAATTTGTAGCTATAGCAGAAAATAGTGAACTTTATGATGATCTATGTTCGCAAATGGGTAGCTGCAGATTTTCATGGGGGAACAAAATGAATGACGCCCCTCGATCAGATCCTCATGGCCGGTTGATTGAAGAATTAGAGATGTCTTTTGGTGACGCTGAAGAACCACTAGACCAAGACATTATGGTCTCACACGgagatatttttgaaatggtTACTTTGGGTGGGGATGGTAAACAAAATCACATTTTGGATGAGGATGGTAAACAAAAGCACATTTTGGATGCAAGTGAAGCTAATTCATATGAAGAAAGAGTATTGACATGGGATGATGAGCATCTCAAATCTGGACAAAGTTTCAAACAAAGTGAGCTGGCATCTGTTGATACAGAAGAAATGGAAGAGGGGCATCCAGAAGAAACCAACATGGTCAACCATGCTGAAGCTAATAGTGGAACTTTTGCTACTATTTCAAGTTTGTCAAATAATCAATTTTGTGCCATGCTACCGCCTAACTGcaataagagaaaagaagaaaaatctaaCACATATAGAGGTAGAGTACTCTGTCAAAAATTATCACTTGATTATGAGGATCTTTGGTCAATCCAAAATTTTATCGAGTCTCAAATGGATGGGACCTCAAGTTCTCTTTCAAGGGGCTCACCGAGTCATGGGATCCTGGAACATAATCTATCAGACAAATTCAACAGAATTGATCAACTTGAGCGTCTGAAAAAGATGGATGACCTAAGAGATCAGTTAAATTGGCTTTCTAGCCAGAAAGGGTTGGGAAACATGTACAATGATGAACATTCTTGTGGTTATGATGCTGATTCTATCCCCGGTTCTGATCATATTGATTCCTATTATGATCACGAAAATCCACCAAGGTACCTATCACCAGATCCTTATTTACCATCTCATTCGCACTGCGATATTGGACATAGGCAACCACCTATCCCCTATAGTTGTAGTGCACATGAGTTCAATTCATATTATCAATCCTCATATGCGGGAAGCACAGTTCTTGAGCAGGAGTCACTTAGTTCGAGCTATGAAGAGCAGAAATGTGCAGTGATGAAACACATTTTGCGTTCTCTGTCTGGTGCTTCCCCATTTACAATCTGCAATGGCTGTTTCAGTTTGGTTCAAGTGCCATCAGATATCTATGTATTGAAAAGGAAGTCTGGTAAGTTCCAGTGCGGTCGGTGCTCCAAGGCCCTTGTGCTATCATTTCCTGATACACATAGTGAAGATACAATGCTCAGTAAGGAAGAAGATcaaaaaccaaacaagcctGTCCACAACAGGGTTGTTGGGATGGAGAATGCAGATTCGATTTCTGCTGAATGCTCAAGAGGAGACCCTGTGAGCATAAGCGAAGAATGTGGAGCTTCATtctcaagaaacttctctGGGAGAACTAGACCAGCTGTTGATGACTCAAGAAGTAGAAAAAAGGTATCAGATTCGGCACTTCACCGGCTCATGGGATATGATTCAGTAAGCAAGTTGTTAACGATACAACAGAGTGTTTGA
- the LOC102700746 gene encoding uncharacterized protein LOC102700746 — protein sequence MEAPKLRFVRCPGCLQLLVEYPSIAVYQCGGCGTVLRAKNRVAPVVNTTVESGVHNEFSNSSTGNPQNNKLICIDGQTILPSSNAQPGVVKEKITFASEESTVLSSNSIDSSEHVNIDCPLVDGDASNPDMRTESINDEDKGTVSNSGPESMKAENVGTDGNVNSEKSSFMDDQSIINEVATAQSIVHMAGGGSNSNLREAQSLAGEKCTLSNNSVNSQEIVASCRPDDEIECKSNNVSAGAKDRFQPYEGLHVESHEDLIEELVRSLSLSDDEDNFVDIEENSELNDALRSQMGSCRFSSGSKMNDAPRTDPHGQLIEELEMSFSDSEEPVDQNVMIQHNDIVEKVILDEDAKENHNLEEDGKENNILDEDGKENHIFDKDGKDNCILEKDGKENHILDEDDKYNCILEEDGKENHILDAGGSNSYEERVLPMDDGDIKSGQSFQQNELATVNTEEKEEEHLEETNVLNHAEADSGTGAVLSSLSDDKFYASAILPPSCNKRKEEKSNIYRGRELRQGLSLDSEDFRSIQKFIESQMDGTSSSLSSGSPNHGDLERNTSNRFRKIDRFERLKKMDDLRDQLNRLSSQKGGNRYKNKGLGHLQQQNSYKYIELHPCGYDADSILDSDIIDSYYDHGNLPRYPPPDAFSPTHSHYHCGHGQPHIPYNCSAWEFNSYYQPSYAGSTILEHESLSLSYKEQKRAVRKSILRSLSGASPFTICNGCFNLVQVPSDIYVSKKKIAKFQCGRCSKALVLSFPATHSEDTKLSKEVNQKPLHNTVDGIEGANSFSAELRGDPMRIIEKYGASSSRSFSSRARPDFDASTSGKKASDSALHRLMGYDSASQLLRHSRVFDDGYDSFESMVPVSNRVFRRKNL from the exons ATGGAAGCTCCTAAGCTTCGCTTCGTCAGATGCCCAGGGTGCCTCCAGCTTCTTGTGGAGTATCCATCAATTGCTGTCTACCAGTGTGGTGGCTGTGGTACTGTTCTTAGAG CAAAAAATCGAGTTGCGCCAGTAGTGAATACTACTGTAGAATCTGGCGTACACAATGAATTCTCAAATAGCTCAACAGGGAATCCTCAGAACAACAAATTGATCTGTATAGATGGGCagacaattttaccatcctccAATGCACAACCTGGTGTGGTGAAGGAGAAGATTACCTTTGCTAGCGAGGAAAGTACTGTATTGTCTAGCAACAGTATCGACTCCAGTGAGCATGTTAACATTGATTGTCCCTTAGTTGATGGGGATGCCAGCAATCCTGATATGAGGACGGAAAGCATAAATGATGAAGATAAAGGAACTGTGTCTAATTCGGGTCCTGAATCAATGAAGGCAGAGAATGTTGGAACTGATGGAAATGTCAATAGTGAAAAAAGTTCCTTCATGGATGATCAGAGCATCATCAATGAAGTTGCTACCGCCCAAAGCATAGTCCACATGGCCGGAGGTGGTTCTAATAGTAATTTAAGAGAAGCACAGAGCTTAGCTGGGGAGAAGTGTACTCTTAGCAATAATAGTGTGAACTCCCAAGAGATAGTTGCAAGTTGCCGACCTGATGATGAAATTGAGTGTAAATCAAATAACGTATCTGCTGGTGCAAAAGACAGATTTCAGCCATATGAAGGTTTGCATGTAGAATCACATGAAGATCTGATTGAAGAATTGGTGAGGTCTCTTTCACTCAGTGATGATGAAGACAACTTTGTGGATATAGAAGAAAATAGTGAACTTAATGATGCTTTACGTTCTCAAATGGGCAGCTGCAGATTTTCATCAGGGAGCAAAATGAATGATGCCCCTCGAACTGATCCTCATGGCCAGTTGATTGAGGAATTAGAGATGTCTTTTAGTGATTCTGAAGAACCAGTAGACCAAAATGTTATGATCCAACACAATGACATTGTAGAAAAGGTTATTTTGGATGAGGATGCTAAAGAAAATCACAATTTGGAAGAGGATGGTaaagaaaacaacattttgGATGAAGATGGTAAAGAAAATCACATTTTTGATAAGGATGGTAAGGATAACTGCATTTTGGAAAAGGATGGCAAAGAAAATCACATTTTGGATGAGGATGATAAATATAACTGCATTTTGGAAGAGGATGGCAAAGAAAATCACATTTTGGATGCAGGTGGTTCTAATTCATATGAAGAAAGAGTACTGCCAATGGATGATGGGGATATCAAATCTGGACAAAGTTTCCAACAAAATGAACTGGCAACTGTTAACacagaagaaaaggaggaggaaCATCTGGAAGAAACCAATGTGCTCAACCATGCTGAGGCAGACAGTGGAACTGGTGCTGTTCTTTCCAGTTTGTCAGATGATAAGTTTTATGCTAGTGCCATACTGCCACCTAGCTGcaataagagaaaagaagaaaaatctaaCATATATAGAGGTAGAGAACTACGCCAAGGATTGTCACTGGATTCTGAAGACTTCCGGTCAATCCAAAAATTTATCGAGTCTCAAATGGATGGGACCTCAAGTTCTCTTTCGAGTGGCTCTCCGAATCATGGGGACCTGGAACGTAATACATCAAACAGATTCAGGAAAATTGATCGATTTGAGCGACTAAAGAAGATGGATGATCTAAGAGATCAGTTAAATAGGCTTTCTAGCCAGAAAGGAGGAAATAGGTACAAGAACAAAGGCCTTGGGCACCTTCAGCAGCAGAATAGCTACAAATACATTGAACTACATCCTTGTGGTTATGATGCTGATTCTATCCTTGATTCTGATATTATTGATTCCTACTATGATCATGGAAATCTACCAAGGTACCCACCACCAGATGCTTTCTCACCAACTCATTCACACTATCATTGTGGACATGGGCAACCCCATATCCCATATAACTGCAGTGCATGGGAGTTCAATTCATATTATCAGCCATCATATGCGGGAAGCACAATTCTTGAACATGAGTCACTTAGTTTGAGCTACAAAGAGCAGAAACGAGCTGTGAGGAAAAGCATTTTGCGTTCTTTGTCTGGTGCTTCCCCATTTACCATCTGCAATGGCTGTTTCAATTTGGTTCAAGTTCCATCAGACATCTATGTATCGAAAAAGAAGATTGCTAAGTTCCAGTGCGGTCGGTGCTCCAAGGCCCTTGTATTATCATTTCCTGCTACACATAGTGAAGATACAAAGCTCAGTAAGGAAGTTAATCAAAAGCCACTCCACAATACAGTTGATGGGATAGAGGGAGCTAATTCTTTTTCTGCTGAACTGCGTGGGGATCCTATGAGGATAATTGAAAAGTATGGAGCTTCATCTTCAAGAAGCTTTTCTAGTAGAGCTAGACCAGACTTTGATGCCTCAACAAGTGGGAAAAAGGCGTCAGATTCGGCACTTCACCGGCTCATGGGGTATGATTCAGCGAGCCAATTGTTACGTCACAGCAGAGTGTTTGACGATGGATACGACAGTTTTGAATCCATGGTACCAGTTTCTAACAGAGTATTCAGAAGAAAGAATTTGTGA
- the LOC102701487 gene encoding methylesterase 17-like, with amino-acid sequence MVVAKEHFVLVHGEGHGAWCWFKLRWLLESSGYRVTCIDLAGGGVDPTDPNSVRSFEHYDKPLLDLISTMPEGEKVILVGHGAGGLSLIHAMHQFVDRIRQAIFVAATMLPFGLQTDEDKKDGLPTLPENEIELTFSAGVDDPPTTAALRPEFQRDRLSQQSPEEESVLASMLMRPWPVAAISTASFEGDDERLNRIKRVFIKTERDHMLDPQQQDSMIKKWPPSEVLELDTDHSPFFSAPEQLFNLIVKSL; translated from the exons ATGGTCGTGGCAAAGGAGCACTTTGTTCTTGTTCATGGGGAAGGGCATGGTGCCTGGTGCTGGTTCAAACTTCGCTGGCTCCTTGAGAGCTCTGGCTACCGAGTAACATGCATAGACCTTGCCGGAGGTGGTGTCGACCCTACCGACCCCAACTCGGTTCGATCGTTCGAGCATTATGACAAGCCTCTCCTGGACCTCATCTCAACCATGCCAGAGGGCGAGAAG GTTATTCTTGTTGGACATGGTGCTGGAGGGTTGAGTCTTATTCATGCAATGCACCAATTTGTTGACAGGATTAGACAAGCAATTTTTGTGGCAGCTACGATGCTACCATTTGGACTTCAAACTGACGAGGATAAGAAAGAT GGTTTACCAACATTGCCTGAGAATGAGATCGAGTTGACATTCAGTGCAGGAGTAGATGATCCTCCAACAACTGCTGCCCTGAGACCAGAATTCCAGAGAGATCGATTATCCCAACAAAGTCCTGAAGAG GAATCAGTACTCGCTTCAATGCTGATGCGTCCGTGGCCTGTGGCAGCTATTAGCACTGCAAGCTTTGAAGGAGATGATGAGAGACTAAATCGAATCAAACGGGTTTTCATAAAGACAGAACGTGACCATATGCTAGACCCTCAGCAGCAAGATTCCATGATCAAGAAATGGCCACCCAGTGAGGTTTTGGAACTAGATACGGATCATAGCCCCTTTTTTTCAGCACCAGAACAGCTctttaatctaatagtcaaatcCCTATGA
- the LOC102701029 gene encoding LOW QUALITY PROTEIN: mannan endo-1,4-beta-mannosidase 8-like (The sequence of the model RefSeq protein was modified relative to this genomic sequence to represent the inferred CDS: deleted 1 base in 1 codon), with product MGMCPIPSSWSATTPRLLLLHHLFLISLVSDMEDAHHWPMVERRGTHLWASGRPFIIHGFNTYWLMSFAADQATRPRVTAEAGLNVCRTWAFNDGGHRALQTAPFHYDEEVFQALDFVISEARRHNMRLILSLCNNWEDYGGKAQYVRWGKEAGLDLTSEDDFFSDTTIKSYYKAFVQAVVTRINTTTNEAYKDDPTILAWELINEPRCPSDPSGDTLQAWIEEMASYVKSIDPMHLLEIGIEGFYGPSTPELFPVNPDEYSAHAGTDFVRDHQAPGIDLASVHVYSDTWLPHSIEENHLQFVNIWMQKHIDDAANLLGMPIGVGEFGVSVKDGKFGSEFREAFMKTVYGIFLSSWKGGALGGGCLLWQLFSEGAEHMDDGYAVIFAKSPSTLSLLANHSRSLES from the exons ATGGGCATGTGCCCCATCCCGTCGAGCTGGAGCGCGACGACGCCACGCCTTctgctcctccaccacctGTTCCTCATCTCCCTCGTCTCGGACATGGAAGACGCACACCACTGGCCAATGGTGGAGCGCCGCGGTACTCACCTCTGGGCCTCCGGCCGCCCTTTCATCATCCACGGCTTCAACACCTACTGGCTCATG TCCTTCGCCGCTGACCAAGCCACGCGCCCGCGTGTCACCGCCGAGGCTGGTCTCAACGTCTGCCGCACCTGGGCCTTCAACGACGGTGGCCACCGCGCGCTGCAGACGGCGCCCTTCCACTACGATGAAGAGGTCTTCCAG GCATTAGACTTCGTTATCAGCGAGGCAAGAAGGCATAACATGAGGTTGATACTGTCTCTTTGTAACAACTGGGAAGATTATGGAGGGAAGGCACAATATGTGAGATGGGGAAAGGAGGCTGGCCTAGATCTTACTTCTGAAGACGATTTCTTCTCTGACACAACAATTAAGAGTTACTACAAAGCTTTTGTTCAG GCTGTTGTGACAAGAATAAACACGACTACAAATGAAGCCTACAAAGATGATCCTACTATTCTTGCCTGGGAGCTGATTAATGAGCCACGCTGCCCTTCAGATCCATCGGGTGATACTTTGCAG GCATGGATAGAGGAGATGGCATCTTATGTGAAGTCTATAGACCCTATGCACCTCTTGGAGATTGGCATTGAAGGCTTTTATGGTCCATCCACTCCAGAACTTTTCCCTGTTAACCCAGATGAGTATTCAGCTCATGCTGGAACAGACTTCGTTAGGGACCATCAAGCGCCTGGAATTGACTTGGCTTCTGTTCATGTTTATTCTGACACTTG GTTGCCTCACTCGATAGAGGAAAATCACCTTCAATTTGTGAACATATGGATGCAAAAACATATTGATGATGCAGCCAATTTACTTGGGATGCCAATTGGGGTTGGGGAGTTTGGGGTATCAGTTAAGGATGGGAAGTTTGGTAGTGAATTTCGTGAAGCTTTCATGAAGACAGTTTATGGAATTTTCTTGAGTTCTTGGAAGGGAGGAGCGCTTGGAGGAGGTTGCCTTCTTTGGCAGCTCTTCTCCGAGGGAGCAGAACACATGGATGATGGTTATGCagttatttttgcaaaatcacCATCCACATTAAGCTTACTTGCAAATCACTCAAGGAGTCTGGAATCTTGA
- the LOC102714592 gene encoding root phototropism protein 2-like: MPKLTALLLMQASSFNGGGHISSLAPASASASMDRTCQWVSSPDAPPDLFIRIAHDVFPLHKAVMVPKCGYIRKAVAAARGGPTATVELDLSALPGGADAFDKAARYCYGANFEISVRNAAALVCAAAFLDMQPAEGGLERRVEEFLAKVGLRTLPSAVAVLRSCEGLLPAAEEVGVVQRSADAVALRICNEVLFSTRSPPEWWTAELASLSPASFHKVITALRCRRAEPEVLVAAATAYAELLLAEVIADVHAADSGGVHRALVESVVAVLPSTDDAPIPAAFLCRLLHVAVTIGSSAKTCRDLELRVAAVLDQATTGDLLTLALDSAGERVQNVDTVRRIIGAFVERDASSGGGGNGRSRRASLSGAGALQGGGAMQTVAKTVDEVAAEIATEESLPISKFVGLAGAVPKEARATHDCLYRAVDIYLKAHPALDEIEREKVCSVMDPLKLSYQGRLHASQNKRLPLQAVLSALYYDQLKLRSGNGGGVGGDESGGWDAYGGMMRSARMQAKAEASLARENEELRSELARMRAYVSGMGVQQSKGGGSSSRTTASSGKKGTTSLWLLGSVSRTLSRLNPFKGGIWAKDTSSIGDKKIHSVKPKRRRFSVS; the protein is encoded by the exons ATGCCCAAGCTCACTGCCTTGCTATTGATGCAAGCTTCCAGCTTCAACGGCGGAGGACACATCTCTTCTCTTGCGCCTGCAtctgcttctgcttccatGGATCGGACGTGCCAGTG GGTTTCGTCGCCGGATGCTCCTCCCGATCTTTTCATCCGGATCGCCCACGACGTCTTCCCTCTCCACAAG GCGGTGATGGTGCCCAAGTGCGGCTACATCCGCaaggccgtcgcggcggcgcgcggtggACCCACAGCCACCGTCGAGCTCGACCTCTCCGCGCtgcccggcggcgccgatgcTTTCGACAAGGCCGCGCGTTACTGCTATGGCGCCAACTTCGAGATTTCCGTGCGCAACGCGGCCGCGCTCGTCTGCGCCGCGGCCTTCCTCGACATGCAGCCGGCGGAGGGTGGCCTGGAGCGTCGCGTGGAGGAGTTCTTGGCGAAGGTCGGGCTCCGCACGCTGCccagcgccgtcgccgtgctgcGCTCCTGCGAGGGgctcctcccggccgccgAGGAGGTCGGCGTCGTGCAGCGCTCGGCTGATGCTGTAGCGCTCAGAATCTGCAACGAGGTGCTGTTCTCGACGAGGTCGCCGCCAGAGTGGTGGACGGCGGAGCTCGCGTCcctctcgccggcgtcgtttCACAAGGTTATCACGGCGCTGCGCTGCCGCCGAGCGGAGCCCGAGGTGCTTGTCGCCGCGGCGACCGCTTACGCTGAGCTTTTGCTGGCCGAAGTGATCGCCGACGTCCATGCTGCTGACTCCGGCGGCGTGCACCGCGCGCTTGTGGAGTCCGTGGTGGCCGTGCTCCCTTCCACAGACGACGCGCCCATCCCGGCCGCGTTCCtctgccgcctcctccacgtcGCCGTCACCATCGGCTCATCCGCCAAGACGTGCCGCGACCTGGAGCTCCGGGTCGCGGCGGTGCTCGACCAGGCCACCACGGGCGACCTGCTGACCCTCGCGCTCGACAGCGCCGGTGAGCGCGTCCAGAACGTCGACACCGTTCGCCGCATCATCGGCGCCTTCGTGGAGCGCGACGCGTCGTCGGGCGGCGGTGGGAACGGGCGGAGCAGGAGGGCGTCCCTGAGCGGAGCAGGAGCGCTGCAGGGCGGTGGAGCGATGCAGACGGTGGCGAAGACCGTGgacgaggtggcggcggagatcgcgACGGAGGAGTCGCTGCCGATCTCCAAGTtcgtcggcctcgccggcgcggtgcCAAAggaggcgcgggcgacgcACGACTGCCTGTACCGGGCGGTGGACATCTACCTGAAGGCGCACCCGGCGCTGGACGAGATCGAGCGGGAGAAGGTGTGCAGCGTGATGGACCCGCTGAAGCTGTCGTACCAGGGACGCCTCCACGCGTCGCAGAACAAGCGCCTCCCGCTGCAGGCGGTGCTCAGCGCGCTCTACTACGACCAGCTCAAGCTCCGcagcggcaatggcggcggagTCGGTGGAGACGAGAGCGGCGGGTGGGACGCGTATGGTGGGATGATGAGGTCGGCGCGGATGCAGGCGAAGGCGGAGGCGTCGCTGGCAAGGGAGAACGAGGAGCTGCGGTCGGAGCTGGCGCGGATGCGGGCGTACGTGTCGGGCATGGGCGTGCAGCAGAGCAAGGGGGGCGGGTCATcgtcgaggacgacggcgtcgtcggGGAAGAAGGGAACGACAAGTTTGTGGTTGCTGGGGTCGGTGTCGCGGACTTTGAGCCGGCTGAATCCGTTCAAGGGCGGCATCTGGGCCAAGGACACGTCGAGCATCGGCGACAAGAAGATACATTCGGTGAAGCCCAAGAGGAGGAGGTTCTCCGTTAGCTAG
- the LOC102701765 gene encoding BTB/POZ domain-containing protein At3g08570-like, producing the protein MGLASDSPAFPFSTGKLSAANSPRFCNPISRRIFSDVAGDLTVSVDGQSFLLHKFPLVSRCGRIRRMVAGTKDPDLSKLELVNVPGGALAFEFAAKFCYGSNFEINSVNVAHLRCIAEYLEMTEEYQEENLIIRTETYLNEIVVKNLDKSLEVLCACDGLDPTVEEVGLVDMCVDAIAINASKEQLVSGLAHLECDVGSGKFRMHCQDWWVEDLSALRIDYYHRVIAAMRRTGVRPESIGTSIVHYAQTALKGIERRHVWDSGPLVGDNERVIVETLIDLLATEKITSVTLSFLFGMLRMAIEVDAGLDYRIEVEKRIGLQLEMASLDDLLIPAVQTSDSMFDVDTVHRILVNFLQRIEEDDSGNLSPCGYESDDGLKSPSHSSVLKVGRLMDGYLAEIAPDPYLKLQKFMALIELLPDYARIVDDGLYRAIDIYLKAHPSLTESECKKLCKLIDCQKLSQDASSHAAQNDRLPIQTVVRVLYFEQLRLKSTVSTTHHATTLTMSGGDGSLSQRMMPGGSGVPSSCVSPQRDNYASLRRENRELKLEIARMRVRLTELEREQGVMRQGMRDDRGGGEHGRALLASISRGIGRIATLGVGAQGAESRRRKKKSSQSQWSSDGGGKSSRRRHKAASSTVTYAAAS; encoded by the exons CGCCAACTCACCGCGCTTCTGCAACCCCATCAGCAGGAG GATATTTTCTGATGTTGCTGGGGATTTAACAGTATCTGTAGATGGCCAATCTTTTCTGCTACACAAG TTCCCTCTAGTCTCTAGGTGTGGAAGAATACGAAGAATGGTAGCTGGAACCAAGGATCCAGATCTCTCAAAGTTGGAGCTAGTAAATGTACCAGGGGGAGCTTTAGCATTTGAATTTGCTGCCAAGTTCTGTTATGGGAGTAATTTTGAGATTAATTCTGTCAATGTGGCTCATCTCCGGTGCATTGCAGAATACTTGGAAATGACAGAAGAGTACCAAGAGGAGAATCTCATCATCCGGACGGAAACATACTTGAATGAGATTGTAGTGAAGAACCTTGATAAATCCCTAGAAGTCCTATGTGCATGTGATGGGTTGGATCCAACAGTGGAAGAAGTCGGACTTGTAGACATGTGCGTCGATGCAATTGCGATAAATGCAAGCAAAGAACAGCTGGTTTCAGGCTTGGCTCATTTGGAATGCGATGTCGGATCAGGAAAATTTCGCATGCATTGTCAAGATTGGTGGGTTGAGGATCTTTCTGCACTGAGAATCGACTACTATCATCGCGTTATCGCTGCAATGAGGAGAACTGGGGTGAGGCCAGAGAGTATTGGCACATCCATTGTGCACTATGCTCAAACAGCTCTGAAAGGTATAGAAAGGCGCCATGTGTGGGACTCTGGTCCTCTTGTCGGCGACAATGAACGAGTCATTGTGGAAACGCTCATCGATCTGTTGGCAACAGAAAAGATCACATCGGTTACCTTGTCATTCTTGTTTGGTATGCTGAGAATGGCAATAGAAGTTGATGCAGGCCTAGATTATAGGATTGAAGTTGAGAAAAGGATCGGTCTTCAGCTTGAGATGGCATCGCTTGATGATCTTCTGATCCCTGCTGTGCAGACAAGCGACTCAATGTTTGACGTTGACACTGTCCATCGCATATTGGTGAACTTCTTGCAAAGGATTGAGGAAGATGATTCAGGAAACTTGTCACCTTGCGGATATGAGTCTGATGATGGGCTAAAGTCTCCGAGCCATAGCTCGGTCCTGAAGGTTGGAAGACTAATGGACGGTTACCTCGCAGAAATAGCACCAGATCCATATCTGAAACTACAGAAGTTCATGGCTCTCATCGAACTCTTACCGGACTATGCACGAATTGTTGACGATGGACTCTACCGTGCCATTGACATATATCTGAAG GCTCATCCGTCTCTGACGGAGTCGGAGTGCAAGAAGCTGTGCAAGCTGATCGACTGCCAGAAGCTGTCGCAGGACGCGTCCAGCCACGCCGCGCAGAACGACCGCCTCCCCATCCAGACGGTGGTGCGGGTGCTCTACTTCGAGCAGCTCCGCCTCAAGTCCACCGTCTCAACCACCCACCACGCCACCACCCTCACCAtgtccggcggcgacgggtcgCTGTCGCAGCGGATGATGCCGGGGGGCAGCGGGGTGCCGAGCTCGTGCGTGTCGCCGCAGCGGGACAACTACGCGTCGCTGCGGCGGGAGAACCGGGAGCTGAAGCTGGAGATCGCGCGGATGCGGGTGCGGCTGACGGAGCTGGAGAGGGAGCAGGGGGTGATGAGGCAGGGCATGCGGGACGaccgcggcggaggggagcacGGCAGGGCGCTGCTGGCGTCCATATCTCGAGGGATAGGGAGGATAGCGACGCTGGGGGTGGGGGCGCAGGGAGCggagagcaggaggaggaagaagaagagctcgCAGTCGCAGTGGTCGTCGGACGGTGGCGGGAAGAGCAGCAGGCGGAGGCACAAGGCGGCGTCTTCCACTGTCACCTACGCCGCTGCATCCTGA